The genomic window TGATTCTTTTGCCGGAGGAGGATGGGGACCTTTAGTGACCGGAACTTTAATTAAAAATTCTTTTACACCCAGATTTGCAGTTGGAAGCTCTACAGTAGCTAAATTTATTTTAACATTAACAGCTGCTGTTACCTTCTTTTTCACATTGGGAATACAGCACTGGAATATTATTTTAGGGCTTTTACTTGGGGGAATTGTAACCGCTCCTTTTTCTGCCATGCTCACAGCAAGGCTTCCCGTAAAAAGCATGTTTGTAGTCATCGGGTTGCTGGTGATTGTGATGAGTTCAATAACGATTTATAAATCTGTTTTTTAAGTAAAATTATGCTTATTGTGGAAAAATAAGCGGATCGAAAATGGAGAAGATTTTGAAAATATTTTACATTTACAGGAATAAATAACAATACATGAATTTACATATCGTTGCGCTTTTCAAGTTTAATGAAAACTACCTGATGGAAGCGGTGGAATTGTTTCAGATTTTAGTGAGAGAAACGAGAAAAGAAGAAGGTTGCCTGCAATATGACCTGATTGAAGATAAAGACAATAAAGGAACTTTCTTTCTGATTGAATTATGGGAAAGTATAGAACACCATAACCGTCACAGCGGACAGGATCACCTGTTGAATTTCCGTACAGATGCCTCAAAAATGC from Chryseobacterium camelliae includes these protein-coding regions:
- a CDS encoding putative quinol monooxygenase, translating into MNLHIVALFKFNENYLMEAVELFQILVRETRKEEGCLQYDLIEDKDNKGTFFLIELWESIEHHNRHSGQDHLLNFRTDASKMLVSSTLVYKGFKIL